TCATGATGCGCTCGCGCTGGCGGGTCGGTTGATGGCTGTTCTCCGCGCGATTGTTCAAGCCGCGATGCTGGCGATGTTCGACACCTGGCATGATCTCTCGCTTGGCCGCCCCGTAGCTGGCCAACTTGTCAGTGATCATCACTCGCGGAGCGATGCCCTGTTTCTTGAGCAGCTTTCGTAACAGCCGCTTGGCGGCCTTTGCGTTTCGGCGGCTCTGAACCAGGATATCGAGGACGGTCCCGTGCTGGTCGACGGCCCGCCACAACCAATGCTTCCGGCCACCGATGCTGATGACGACCTCATCGAGATGCCATTTGTCTCCGGGTGCGGGCAGACGGCGGCGGATCTGGTTGGCGAAGGCTTGTCCAAACTTCAGCGCCCACTGCCTTACGGTCTCATGGCTGACCAGGATTCCGCGGGCGGCCAGCATCTCCTCGACCATCCGGAGGCTAAGCGGAAACCGAAAATACAGCCAGACAGCCTGGCTGATCCCTTCAGCCGGAAAGCGGTGACGGGCATAGCGAGGATGACAGGTCTTCTTCATCCCTCACGTATGCCTCGATCCGGTCACCCGCCGGTTAACCTGACGGTGCCCTCCGGCCACGTCCGTCTGGGAAACGGCCATGATCGCCCTAGCTTCAACTGAGGGGGAGGAAACCCGTGGAGGAGACGATGACGAAAGCCCTCGCAGCAGCGTTCGTGCTGATGATGTGTGCTGGTAGCGCCATGGCCGCCGAGGCCTCGTGCACCGCTCAGGCGACCGAGAAGAAGCTTGCCGGTGCCGCCAAGACCAGCTTCATGACCAAGTGCGAGAACGACATGAAGGCATCCTGTGACACACAGGCGTCCGAAAAGAAGCTGAGCGGCGCAGCCAAGACCAGCTTCACCAGCAAGTGCGTCAAGGATTCGGTCGGAATGTGACGCACCGGACAGCCCCTGCGACCCTCCGATCGGGCTGTTCTCCGGGCATGGAATAACCGACGCATAAAGAGGGCCTGATCGATCAGGCCACAGCCTCTCTGCCTTTTCAGGGCTGCTCCTCCATGATGGCAGCCCGCAGGCGCGCATCGTAGGCAGAGGCCAGATTTTCCAAGGCGGCGACCGCATCGCCGACGAAGGAGGAGCCGTGCATGAGAGCCAGGGTGTGCGGGGCAAGGTCAGCCAGTTTCCGGACCGTCGGCGCAGTGCTCGGGCCGCGGCTGGTGTCATAGAGGATGTCCTCCGTTGCGAGCGCCGGACCCACGATGTCGCTTTCCGTGAGCGCGGGACCGTTTCCCAGATGCGTGAAGAGATCGCCGCAGAACAGTGTCCTGGTGGTCTCCTCGTAGATGACCGGCATCCCAGCCGTGCGGCACATGGGGTGTATCGACGTAGCGGATGCGCTTTCCGCCGATATCGATCACCTCGCCGTTCGCCAGCACCCGCGGCGGGCGATCGGCCATAGCGTTTAGCGACACGAGGCACCCGGTCGTTCCATGCGCGACCTCGGCATTCGGGGCCACGGCCAGCCACTCGTTCATGGCGCCGCACTCGTCGGCCTCGTAGTGGCCGAACGTGATCCAACGTAGATCCTGGACCGACATGAACCGGCCCACGGCCTCCGACACGATCGGGAACATCCGTCTAAATCCGGCGTGGAACAGCATCGGCTCCTCGCCAAGGATGAGGAACTGATTGAAGGTGAAGCCGGCCGGGGGCACGTAGGTCGAGAGGCGATAAATGCGGTCACCGATCTCGTCGATGCGGGTTTCCATCGGATTGCTCCCTGGTCTGGCCCCGTTCTCATGGGGATTAGACCCCGCTTTCCGTTCGGAAATGCGGTAGCCACGGCCAATCGCGGCCGGTGCCCGACCGCTCCAGTTTCGGATCGTGGCGCCGCAACAAGCGATGGTCCGGCCGACAGGTCGCCATGAACCATTCTATCAGGAGGAAGCCGACGATGTCCCGCCGCAAGCACCAACGACACCTGGAAGAGCAGTACAGGACCCAACTCACGCCATGGGTGGCCGGCTCGCTCGGCCTTGGCGTCCTGCTGATCCTTGCCATTTATCTCGCCACCGTGCCTCTGTGAATCCGATTCGCTCGAGCCAGGTTGGCACGGTTCCGAGGGCCATCACGAAGGCGTCGTCGGCGCCCGACGGTGAATGCTTTAGTCTCCTGTCATGCTGATGTTCGCCGCGATGGGAAGCCTCAGGTTTCAATGTCTGGATCAGGTCAAAATTTTACGTTCCGCCCGATTAACAAACGTCAGCACTTGAGTGTCGAAGCGGACCAAACGCGTACGTCTCAGGAGTGCCAGAGAACGAACCCGCTCGCGCGGGAGGGTGCGTGTTTCAAGGCGGACGCTTAGCCTCTGGCGTCAGTGAGCCTGTGATCGATCAGAGGTGACGGAGGCTGCTCCGCCTCCGAGCATGAAGGGTCAACCTTCAGCTTGAGAGGAGCGCCTCATGATCGTCCACCCGTCGCCTTCGTCCGGCACCGCCTTGCGCCAGCGCATGATCGAGGACATGACCGTGCGCGGCTTCACCGCGAAGACCCAGCATGGCTACATCCGCTATGTGAAGACCTTCGCCGCCTTCCTCGGCCGCTCGCCCGACACGGCCACCGCCGAGGACCTGCGCCGGTTCCAATTGCATCAGACGCAGGCCGGCCTCCAGCCTCCAGGCATCAACAGCGCCGTCGCGGCGCTGCGCTTCTTCTTCACCGTGACGCTGGACCGGCCCGATCTCGCCCGCCGTCTCGCGCTCGTCCGCCAGCCGCGCACGCTGCCGCTGGTGCTCAGCCTCGAGGAGGTGACGCGGCTGCTCGAAGCGGCGCCAGGGCCGAAGTACAGGGCCGCGCTGGGCACGGCCTATGGCGCCGGACTGCGCGTCTCCGAGATCGTGTCGCTCAAGGTGACCGACATCGATAGCACGCGCATGCTGATCCGGGTCGAGCAGGGCAAGGGCCGCAAGGACCGCCATGCCATGCTGTCGCCGCAACTGCTCGGGCTCCTGCGCGCCTGGTGGCGGGAGGGACGCCGCCGCGGCCTGATGCTGCCCCAGGGCTGGCTGTTTCCGGGCCGCAATCCGGTCACGCCATTGTCGACCCGTCAGGTGAACCGCGCCGTCCACGCCGCGGCCCAAGCCGCCGGGATCCAGAAGCGGGTGACGCCGCACACCCTGCGCCACAGCTTCGCCACGCATCTGCTGGAGCAGGACATCGACATTCGCGTCATCCAGGTCCTGCTCGGCCATGCCAAGCTCGAGACCACCGCGCTCTATGCCCGCGTCGCCACCACGACGATCCGCACTGTCATGAGCCCGCTCGACCGGATCTGGCTTGGGCCGCAGGACGCGGCAAGGCCGGACGGATGACGCGGCGGTGCGCCGCCCGTCGCTCGAGGTCGCCGATATTTTCCATCGCCATGGCGCCGCCTGGCGTGCGGCCCAGGCCGGCCATCTCAGTCTGGGCCAGATCAAAGTGATGGCGGCGAGCGAAGCCTGCCGCACCGCAGCCCTCGGCGGCCATGTCGAGGCCTGCGAGGCCTGCGAGGCCTGCGGCCATGTCCGCGTCGCCTACAATTCCTGTCGCAACCGACACTGCCCCAAGTGTCAGGGCGCCGCGGCCCGGGACGGGCTCGCCGCGCGCGAAGCCGATCTGCTGCCGGTTGGCTACTTCCACGTCGTGTTCACGCTGCCGGCCCGGTTGGCCGCCATCGCCTGGCACAACAAGGCCGTGATCTATGATCTGCTGTTCAAGGCCGCCTCCGAGACGATGCTGACCATCGCCGCCGATCCGAAGCATCTCGGCGCCCGCATCGGTCTTACCGCCGTGCTCCATACGTGGGGCTCGGCCATGACCCACCACCCGCATGTCCACATGATCGTGCCCGGCGGCGGCTTCTCGCTCGACGGCAAGCGATGGGTGGCGTGCCGGCCCGGCTTCCTCCTGCCCGTGCGCGTGCTCGCGCGGCTGTTCCTGTCAAAGCTCGCCGACGCCCATGCGGCCGGGCATCTCCGGTTCTTCGGCGATCATGAGGGCCTCAGCGACCGCCGCGCCTTTGCCAGCTTCCTGGCGCCCCTGCACCGGACGAACTGGGTCGTCTACGCCAAGCCTCCCTTCGCAGGACCTGAGGCTGTCTTGGCCTATCTGTCGCGCTACACCCACCGCGTCGCGATCGCCAACTCTCGGCTGATCTCGCTCGACGAGAGAGGTGTCGCCTTCCGTTGCAAGGACTATCGCCGCAACGGCGCTGAGCGCTACCAGGTCATGACGCTCGATGCGGGCGAGTTCATCCGGCGGTTTCTGCTCCACGTGCTGCCCAAGGGTTTCCACCGCATTCGCCATTACGGCCTTCTCGCCAGCGCCGGCCGCAAGGCCAACATCCTGCGGGCCCGCGCCTTGCTCGCCAGGCCGGAGCCTGAAGCCGACTGCACTGATACGGACAAGGCTGGCACCGCGCCCACGGACACGAGGCCGCGCTGCCCATGCTGCGGCGGCCGCATGATCGTCCTCGAAACATTCGCGCGCGGCCACCAAGCCCGCGCCCCGCCCTGGACACAAACGCCATGAGCTCGACCCACAAACCGGATTGCAATGCTACCGCAGGCACTCCCCATCGGCAGCCCGATCGCTGCGTGCGACTGCGCTCGTGGGCCTGGCTCCTACGGGCCGCAACGCTGAAAGCAACCGCTCGTCAACCACCGCATCGCAATCGGCGCGGGCTTCACGCGCCCTGGCCACCGGCCGAACCCCCACATCCATCTCGCCAAACGCGTTTATCCGACCACAGCGGATCAGGCGTAACCGTCAAATCCCCATAGGCCAAAACCTGCGATCGGCATCCCGCGGGTTCGTTCCCTGGAGGCTTTCGGGCGCCAGCCCCGGTGCATGTGCCTACGTCGTGATGGCCGGCATCCGAAACCCTTCACAGGAGGAGCCATTCGGTTGACTGGGGCGAAGGGCTCAATCCGGACCCTTCTCAGACCTTCAATCGAACACGCTCTACGGCAAGTCTTGGCCCCAAGCCGACGTTCACGATGTCCGCTTTGGCGCGGGCCAACTCGGGTGATCTTAGGGCTCTCGGCCCGGTTCGCTGCGCTTCCACTTCTCGCCGCACGCAATCACCTCATCGTAGGTGAGTAGAACGGGGGTTGCGCAGCGAAGCATGTAGGGATTCGAATCCCTTTCGATTCGAGTATCCAGCCGATTGCGGGCTATGGCGCAATATTCTGCGAGATAGCTACCCAACCATCACCGATAGCCGCATTTCTCGACAAGAGCACTCCAGCAGCACCCCCCTAGCTGGCAGACGCCGGGCTGATCCCAGCGTCGATCCAGGCACGCGTCTGTTCCAGGACCTCATCCGAAAGCGCTGGGTCGTCGATCGCCCGGGCGAGGATCACTGCCCCCACCATCGCCGCCCAGCTTCCGATTGCCGCGCGGCGCCTGTCTGCCGGGCTGACCCCCGGGAGCGCCTCGCTGATGCGGTCGATCTGCGACCGAAGACCCTCTGTCATGGCCACGCGTGCCGCCGCAGTCTGGTGGCGGATGTCCGCGGCCAGACCGGCCGTGGGGCAACCATCAGCGGCGTTGTCGCGATGCCGGGGTGAAAGGTAGGCGTCAAGATAGGGGCGAAGATCGCCTCCTCCGCCGGCGTCTGCGGCGAGGACATGGGCAAGGGTCTGGGCCACCAGGTCGTCCTTCGAGCTGAAATGGCCATAGAAGCCGCCATGGGTGAGGCCCGCGGCTTTCATCACTTCGGCCACGCTGACCGCGTCGAATCCCTTCGCACGGAACAGCCGGCTGGCCGCATCCAGGATCCGGCGACGATTCTCCACCATCTGCTCGCGACTGACCTTCATTTCAAAATTCTCCACGCGCCCCGTTGACAGTTACATGATGGTCATCATATTTAGACAATCATGATGATCATCATGAATATAGGTTTCATCAGAGAAGAGAGCAATGCCATGACCGCCATTCCGTCAGTCCTCATCACCGGCGCCTCCACCGGCATCGGAGCCGCCTATGCTGAGCGCTTCGCGCGCCGGGGGCACGACCTCGTGCTGGTTGCCCGTGACAAGGCGCGAATGGAGGCTCTCGCGGCCCGTCTGCGCGAGGAAAGCGGCGTGGCTATCGACATTATCCAGGCCGATCTTACCAGGGCCGACGAGCTTGCGAGGGTAGAGACGCGGCTGCGCGACGACCGTCGTATCGGAATTCTTGTCAACAACGCCGGGGCGAGCGTGGGCGGAAGCTTCATCGAGCAGACGACCGATGACGTCGCGCGGATCGTCGCCCTCAACACGACGGCGCTTCTCCGGCTCGCCAGCGCTGTCGCTCCACGTTTTGCGCAGGCTGGTGAGGGCGCGATCATCAACATCGGCTCCGTGGTCGGTCTGGCCCCGGAGTTCGGCATGACGGTCTACGGTGCGACCAAAGCGTTCGTGTTGTTCCTCTCGCAGGGGCTTAGTCTCGAACTGACGCCTAGGGGCGTCTACGTTCAAGCGGTGCTTCCCGCGGCGACACGCACGGAGATCTGGGAGCGCTCCGGCACCGACGTCAATACGCTTCCCGCGGTGATGGAGGTGGACGAGCTGGTGGATGCAGCACTCGTCGGCTTCGACCGTCGTGAAAGCGTGACCATCCCGCCGCTTCCCGACGCCGGGCAGTGGGACGCGCTTCAGGCCGCGCGCCAAGTCATGATCCCAGGATTTGCCCAGGTCCATGCAGCAGAGCGCTATCGCACAGCGGCCTAGATCGCCACCGAAGCAAAGCAACCTGACGACCAGAGCCGCCGCAACGCCAACGAAAGGTGTACTATGACCAACAATACGCTGTTCGAGCCCTATACCCTCGGCTCGCTGACGCTCCGCAATCGGATCGTCATGGCGCCCCTCACGCGCAATCGCGCTGGCCCGGGCTTCGTCCCGGGCGATCTCGCCGCGGAGTATTACAGCCAGCGCGCCTCGGCCGGGCTGCTGATTTCCGAAGCCACGCAGATCTCGCAGCAGGGACAGGGCTATCAGGACACGCCCGGCATCTACTCTCAGGCGCAGATCGACGGCTGGCGCAAGGTCACCGACGCCGTGCACGCCAAGGATGGCCGGATCTTCCTGCAGCTCTGGCATGTTGGCCGCGTCTCGCACGTCGACCTGCAGGAGGGCGGCGCCGCGCCCGTCGCGCCCTCGGCGATCCGGGCCGCGACCAAGACGTTCGTGAACGACGCCTTCGTTGACGTGTCGGAGCCCCGCGCGCTGGAGCTCGACGAGCTTCCGGGGATCGTGAACGATTTCCGACAAGCGGCCGCGAACGCCCTTGCCGCCGGTTTCGATGGCGTCGAGATTCACGGGGCCAACGGCTATCTGCTCGACCAGTTCGCCAAGGACGGCGCCAATGTCCGCACGGACGCCTACGGCGGTTCTGTCGAGAACCGCGCCCGCCTGATGCTGGAGGTCACGGCTGCAGTCGTTGACGAGATCGGAGCCGAGCGCACCGGCATCCGGATTTCGCCCGTCGCGCCCGCCAACGGCGTCTCGAGCAGCGCCCCCCAGGCGCAGTTCGACTATATCGTCGATCAACTCGACGCCTTGGGCATCGTCTACATTCATGTCGTGGAGGGCGCCACGGGCGGACCGCGCGATATCGCGCCGTTCGACTTCGGATCGCTCCGCCGGCGCTTCAACAACACCTATATCGCCAACAACGGCTATGACCTTGAGCTCGCGGCGTCGCGGCTCGCCGAGGGCAAGGCGGACCTGTTCGCCTTCGGGCGCCCGTTCATCGCCAATCCCGACCTTGTGGAACGGCTGAAGACGCGCGCGCCGCTGGCGGAGTTCAACCCGGCGACTCTCTATGGCGGTGGCTCCGCCGGCTACACCGACTATCCCGCGATCGCCGCCTCAAGCCGCCCATAAGCCATCAGAGGGCCGCGCCTGCGCGGCAACCATGCCACGTCGACTGCGAAACCCGATCCCCTCGGAGATCATCGCGATGCGTATTCTGAAACATTCGGCCGTTGTCGCGCTCACCATGGTCGCGGCACTCACGTCCTCGGCAGCGCGGGCGGACAACGCCTCGCCAGTTGGCTTGTGGAGGAACGTCGACGACGTCAGCGGCAAGCCGAGGGCGCTGGTCCGCATCACGGAAGCGAACGGCACTCTGCAGGGCAAGATCGAAAAAGTCTTCCTTGCCCCGAACGAAAGTCCGACCTGTACAAAGTGCGAAGGCGCCTTAAAGAATGCGCCCGTCATCGGTCTGGTGATCCTGTCCGGCCTGAAGGAGGACGGCGCCGAATATACCGGCGGCCAAATCCTCGATCCCGACAGCGGCAAGGTCTACAGCAGCAAAATCCATCTGACGGACGGCGGCAAGAAGCTCAACGTGCGCGGCTACATTGGTGTCTCAATGCTCGGTCGCTCGCAGATGTGGGTGCGTCAGGAATAAGGCGGCAGCAGGATCGACAGGAAATCTGCCGATCCAGAGACAATCATATGGGAAAGAAGACGTCATGAGAGCCGTCATCGTCGATCGATACAAGAAGAAGGGCGCTCTGCGGCTTGGCGAGATGCCGGAGCCGGCATTGCGGGATGACGATGTCCTGGTCGAGATCCACGCGGCCGGGCTCAACCTTCTGGATTCCAAGATCCGCGACGGCGAGTTCAAACTCATCCTGCCGTACCGTCCGCCCTTCATCCTGGGGCACGACGTTGCCGGAACGGTCGTCCGCGTCGGATCCAACGTCCGGCGCCTCAAGCCGGGCGACGAGATCTATGCCCGGCCGCGCGATGGCCGGGTCGGGACATTCGCGGAGTTCATTGCCATGAACGAAGCCGACGTGGCGCTGAAACCCAAAAACCTCACCATGGAGGAAGCGGCCTCTATCCCCCTAGTGGGGCTCACGGCCTGGCAGGTGCTGGTTGAGCGAGCCGGCCTGCGACAAGGGCAGAAGGTCCTC
This window of the Microvirga sp. TS319 genome carries:
- a CDS encoding IS6 family transposase; its protein translation is MKKTCHPRYARHRFPAEGISQAVWLYFRFPLSLRMVEEMLAARGILVSHETVRQWALKFGQAFANQIRRRLPAPGDKWHLDEVVISIGGRKHWLWRAVDQHGTVLDILVQSRRNAKAAKRLLRKLLKKQGIAPRVMITDKLASYGAAKREIMPGVEHRQHRGLNNRAENSHQPTRQRERIMKRFKSAGQAQRFLTVHDQVANLFRRPAHTNAEDHRRVRAQAVQVWAEVTGIASAA
- a CDS encoding PsiF family protein; its protein translation is MEETMTKALAAAFVLMMCAGSAMAAEASCTAQATEKKLAGAAKTSFMTKCENDMKASCDTQASEKKLSGAAKTSFTSKCVKDSVGM
- a CDS encoding tyrosine-type recombinase/integrase — its product is MIVHPSPSSGTALRQRMIEDMTVRGFTAKTQHGYIRYVKTFAAFLGRSPDTATAEDLRRFQLHQTQAGLQPPGINSAVAALRFFFTVTLDRPDLARRLALVRQPRTLPLVLSLEEVTRLLEAAPGPKYRAALGTAYGAGLRVSEIVSLKVTDIDSTRMLIRVEQGKGRKDRHAMLSPQLLGLLRAWWREGRRRGLMLPQGWLFPGRNPVTPLSTRQVNRAVHAAAQAAGIQKRVTPHTLRHSFATHLLEQDIDIRVIQVLLGHAKLETTALYARVATTTIRTVMSPLDRIWLGPQDAARPDG
- a CDS encoding IS91 family transposase encodes the protein MRRPSLEVADIFHRHGAAWRAAQAGHLSLGQIKVMAASEACRTAALGGHVEACEACEACGHVRVAYNSCRNRHCPKCQGAAARDGLAAREADLLPVGYFHVVFTLPARLAAIAWHNKAVIYDLLFKAASETMLTIAADPKHLGARIGLTAVLHTWGSAMTHHPHVHMIVPGGGFSLDGKRWVACRPGFLLPVRVLARLFLSKLADAHAAGHLRFFGDHEGLSDRRAFASFLAPLHRTNWVVYAKPPFAGPEAVLAYLSRYTHRVAIANSRLISLDERGVAFRCKDYRRNGAERYQVMTLDAGEFIRRFLLHVLPKGFHRIRHYGLLASAGRKANILRARALLARPEPEADCTDTDKAGTAPTDTRPRCPCCGGRMIVLETFARGHQARAPPWTQTP
- a CDS encoding TetR/AcrR family transcriptional regulator → MKVSREQMVENRRRILDAASRLFRAKGFDAVSVAEVMKAAGLTHGGFYGHFSSKDDLVAQTLAHVLAADAGGGGDLRPYLDAYLSPRHRDNAADGCPTAGLAADIRHQTAAARVAMTEGLRSQIDRISEALPGVSPADRRRAAIGSWAAMVGAVILARAIDDPALSDEVLEQTRAWIDAGISPASAS
- a CDS encoding SDR family NAD(P)-dependent oxidoreductase → MTAIPSVLITGASTGIGAAYAERFARRGHDLVLVARDKARMEALAARLREESGVAIDIIQADLTRADELARVETRLRDDRRIGILVNNAGASVGGSFIEQTTDDVARIVALNTTALLRLASAVAPRFAQAGEGAIINIGSVVGLAPEFGMTVYGATKAFVLFLSQGLSLELTPRGVYVQAVLPAATRTEIWERSGTDVNTLPAVMEVDELVDAALVGFDRRESVTIPPLPDAGQWDALQAARQVMIPGFAQVHAAERYRTAA
- a CDS encoding alkene reductase; amino-acid sequence: MTNNTLFEPYTLGSLTLRNRIVMAPLTRNRAGPGFVPGDLAAEYYSQRASAGLLISEATQISQQGQGYQDTPGIYSQAQIDGWRKVTDAVHAKDGRIFLQLWHVGRVSHVDLQEGGAAPVAPSAIRAATKTFVNDAFVDVSEPRALELDELPGIVNDFRQAAANALAAGFDGVEIHGANGYLLDQFAKDGANVRTDAYGGSVENRARLMLEVTAAVVDEIGAERTGIRISPVAPANGVSSSAPQAQFDYIVDQLDALGIVYIHVVEGATGGPRDIAPFDFGSLRRRFNNTYIANNGYDLELAASRLAEGKADLFAFGRPFIANPDLVERLKTRAPLAEFNPATLYGGGSAGYTDYPAIAASSRP
- a CDS encoding DUF2147 domain-containing protein, with translation MRILKHSAVVALTMVAALTSSAARADNASPVGLWRNVDDVSGKPRALVRITEANGTLQGKIEKVFLAPNESPTCTKCEGALKNAPVIGLVILSGLKEDGAEYTGGQILDPDSGKVYSSKIHLTDGGKKLNVRGYIGVSMLGRSQMWVRQE